One genomic region from Sphingobacterium sp. UGAL515B_05 encodes:
- a CDS encoding S8 family peptidase: MNLKKSLYLIALGSLPLISFGQSDTIPANWFNLDYKTDGVMGISTEKTYKTLLKGRKSTPVIVGVLDGGVDVYHEDLKDVVWINTKDSLANGIDNDGNGYINDKYGWNFIGNADGKDVQFDNLELTRQLRILDKKFANITAATELNEAGRKAFTSYQKMLAKYKNKLEEAKMGQFSYDALKRNIDAVVREIGKKPEDITQDDIDNFKATTNTQRIALGYAKDEINNGGFAKFFDDITEGAKYFNNQVDYHLNKAYDSRPIVGDNYEDASERHYGNADVKGPDALHGSHVAGIIGAKRNNNIGINGVADNVKILTVRLVPDGDERDKDVANAIRYAADNGAKVLNMSFGKSYAYNKQAVDDAIKYAESKDVLMVHAAGNDSEDNDIEPNFPMKYYTDVKGDTTGVANAWITVGATGLHLDNELLADFSNYGKKTVDVFAPGVHINSTVPDSKYKEEQGTSMAAPVVAGLAAMIRSYYPNLSAVETKQIIMESVEKPDQLVQVKVGEDASKTVRLADISVTGGIVNAYNAIIKAEEYTNRKKK, translated from the coding sequence AAAAATCACTATATCTAATTGCTTTAGGATCATTGCCACTTATCTCTTTCGGACAATCTGATACCATTCCAGCAAATTGGTTCAATTTGGATTATAAAACAGATGGGGTCATGGGAATCAGTACCGAAAAAACGTATAAAACGTTATTGAAAGGAAGAAAATCTACTCCAGTCATTGTTGGGGTATTGGATGGAGGTGTTGATGTTTATCACGAGGATCTCAAAGATGTTGTGTGGATCAATACGAAAGATAGTCTCGCGAATGGTATAGATAATGATGGCAATGGCTATATTAATGATAAATACGGGTGGAACTTCATTGGTAACGCAGATGGAAAAGATGTGCAATTCGACAACTTGGAATTGACAAGACAACTTAGGATCCTGGATAAAAAGTTTGCAAATATTACAGCAGCAACAGAACTCAATGAAGCTGGCCGAAAAGCTTTCACTAGTTATCAAAAGATGCTTGCCAAATATAAAAACAAGCTAGAAGAAGCTAAGATGGGCCAATTTTCCTACGATGCGCTCAAACGCAACATAGATGCTGTCGTCCGTGAAATTGGTAAAAAACCCGAAGATATCACACAGGATGATATAGACAATTTCAAAGCGACCACAAACACGCAACGTATCGCACTTGGCTATGCAAAGGATGAAATCAACAACGGCGGCTTCGCCAAATTTTTTGATGATATCACCGAAGGCGCAAAATATTTCAACAATCAAGTTGATTATCATTTAAACAAAGCATACGATTCTCGACCTATTGTTGGAGATAATTATGAAGATGCTTCAGAGCGACACTACGGAAATGCTGATGTAAAAGGACCGGACGCATTACATGGCAGCCATGTCGCAGGAATCATTGGTGCAAAACGTAATAATAATATTGGTATCAACGGAGTAGCGGACAATGTTAAAATACTCACAGTTAGACTTGTCCCTGATGGTGATGAGCGTGATAAAGACGTCGCAAATGCCATTCGCTATGCAGCAGACAATGGCGCCAAAGTACTTAACATGAGCTTTGGAAAGAGCTATGCCTATAATAAACAAGCTGTAGATGACGCGATCAAATATGCTGAATCCAAAGATGTACTGATGGTGCATGCCGCGGGGAATGACAGTGAAGATAACGATATAGAGCCTAATTTTCCGATGAAGTATTATACGGATGTAAAAGGTGATACAACCGGAGTTGCCAATGCTTGGATCACAGTTGGCGCAACTGGCCTTCATTTGGATAATGAACTTTTGGCTGATTTTTCGAATTATGGTAAAAAGACTGTCGATGTTTTCGCACCGGGAGTCCATATCAACTCTACTGTGCCAGATTCCAAATATAAAGAAGAACAGGGTACGAGTATGGCTGCACCTGTTGTTGCAGGTTTAGCCGCAATGATCCGTTCTTATTATCCCAATTTAAGTGCTGTAGAAACCAAACAGATTATTATGGAATCTGTGGAAAAGCCTGATCAACTTGTACAGGTAAAAGTTGGTGAAGATGCCAGCAAAACGGTTCGATTAGCAGACATTTCGGTCACTGGAGGAATCGTTAATGCGTATAACGCTATTATAAAAGCGGAGGAATATACTAACAGAAAGAAAAAATAA